One window from the genome of Echinicola vietnamensis DSM 17526 encodes:
- a CDS encoding neutral/alkaline non-lysosomal ceramidase N-terminal domain-containing protein, translated as MRKFLQILAWTTGLFLLLAITLLTTVDWTDPKEQDYYKKTVQAVSELQPTPSAGDAWLAGWAQVNVTPDQPVDLVGYKPRGAYDFVLDSSFVKAIVVGNGDQRVAFLNYELLIVHPVLAKTVEKTIKNAALPVDLVYFTGTHTHSGMGGYMPGIMGKIAFGGYDEKVVNLLAEKSAQAVEKALKSQDTVAVTYQKYSAPQFVGNRFIPNGPIDPFIRQLVFTKGDGTKGTLFTYTAHATCLNSKFMGLSGDYPFYLTQDMLNDYDFSMFAAGTVGSHQPLAPGREPKDIKAYAHQLDSLMEQPPLLRDTVQTKRLTLGTLVPQLPEATYRISDNIRLRPWVFNNLFGDTNAHFDVVQLGNTLLISSSGELSGMFYKKWEALANQKGLNLIITSFNGGYMGYIVPDQYYHRSYFEARDMNWFGPYSGSYYDMIITKLIQAAD; from the coding sequence ATGCGAAAATTCCTTCAAATATTGGCCTGGACGACAGGCCTTTTCCTATTGCTGGCCATCACGCTGCTTACCACGGTGGACTGGACAGACCCGAAGGAGCAAGATTATTATAAAAAGACGGTGCAGGCTGTTTCGGAACTCCAACCCACCCCTTCGGCTGGCGATGCATGGCTAGCGGGATGGGCGCAAGTCAATGTCACCCCTGATCAACCCGTGGACCTGGTAGGTTACAAACCCAGGGGCGCCTATGATTTTGTCCTGGACAGTAGCTTCGTCAAAGCCATCGTAGTCGGCAATGGAGATCAGCGAGTTGCTTTTTTAAACTATGAACTGCTCATCGTCCATCCGGTCTTGGCCAAAACCGTGGAAAAGACCATCAAGAATGCTGCGCTTCCGGTGGATTTGGTCTATTTTACAGGCACCCACACCCACAGCGGAATGGGCGGCTATATGCCCGGAATCATGGGGAAAATTGCCTTTGGAGGATATGACGAGAAGGTCGTTAACCTGCTTGCTGAAAAGTCGGCCCAAGCAGTAGAAAAGGCCCTGAAATCACAGGATACGGTAGCGGTCACATATCAAAAATACAGCGCCCCCCAATTCGTAGGCAACAGGTTTATCCCCAATGGACCTATTGATCCATTTATCCGCCAACTGGTCTTCACCAAAGGTGATGGCACAAAAGGCACCCTCTTCACCTACACCGCCCATGCCACCTGCCTCAACAGCAAGTTTATGGGCCTTTCAGGCGACTACCCCTTTTACCTGACCCAGGATATGCTGAATGATTATGACTTTTCCATGTTTGCCGCCGGAACTGTGGGAAGTCATCAACCTTTGGCACCTGGAAGGGAGCCCAAAGACATTAAAGCTTATGCGCATCAATTGGACAGTTTAATGGAACAGCCTCCACTTTTGCGGGATACCGTCCAAACCAAGCGTTTAACCTTAGGCACCCTTGTGCCCCAACTCCCAGAAGCCACCTACCGGATATCAGACAATATCCGACTGCGGCCTTGGGTGTTCAACAACCTCTTCGGAGACACCAATGCGCATTTTGACGTGGTCCAATTGGGCAATACCTTGCTGATTTCCTCCAGTGGAGAATTATCGGGAATGTTTTACAAAAAATGGGAAGCCCTTGCCAATCAAAAAGGCCTAAACCTGATCATCACGTCTTTTAATGGTGGCTACATGGGGTATATTGTCCCCGATCAATATTACCATCGTTCCTATTTTGAGGCCAGGGACATGAACTGGTTTGGCCCCTACAGTGGTTCCTACTATGACATGATCATCACCAAGCTTATTCAGGCTGCGGATTAA
- a CDS encoding class I SAM-dependent methyltransferase has translation MKKNLYDKVAFFYDQLAMVVLGKTHRESKFTFLEYVMAGDRVLYIGGGTGENLSLLAEKVGAEGKVFFVEASQKMMSKAKGQLTAAQLDRVVFLHQTDFDLLPAQQFDWVITQYLLDVLGDRQIDGLFKAINDRIKPSARWILVDFFDRPSMRWLQWMMIWFFRLVTANPRKNLPRYHQFFQKHGWQQMEEMVFKAGWIKAVVLQKSSRQ, from the coding sequence ATGAAGAAAAACCTGTACGATAAAGTAGCGTTTTTTTATGACCAACTGGCCATGGTTGTGTTGGGGAAAACGCATAGGGAAAGTAAATTCACTTTTCTGGAATACGTCATGGCAGGTGACCGGGTGTTGTATATAGGTGGAGGTACGGGCGAAAACCTATCCCTGCTGGCCGAAAAGGTAGGGGCGGAAGGAAAAGTGTTTTTTGTGGAGGCCTCCCAGAAAATGATGTCAAAAGCAAAGGGTCAACTTACCGCTGCGCAATTGGATCGGGTGGTTTTTTTGCATCAAACAGATTTTGACCTGTTGCCCGCCCAGCAGTTTGATTGGGTTATCACCCAGTACTTGTTGGATGTGTTGGGTGATAGGCAGATTGACGGCTTGTTTAAGGCTATCAATGATAGGATTAAACCTTCTGCTCGATGGATTTTGGTGGATTTTTTTGACCGACCATCCATGCGCTGGCTTCAGTGGATGATGATTTGGTTTTTTAGGTTGGTTACCGCAAACCCACGTAAGAACTTGCCCCGCTATCATCAATTTTTCCAAAAGCACGGTTGGCAGCAAATGGAGGAAATGGTATTTAAAGCGGGGTGGATCAAGGCTGTCGTATTACAGAAGTCAAGCAGGCAGTAA
- a CDS encoding acyl-CoA dehydrogenase family protein, with protein MKNLLQSFSSIKSLIKNIDFAKLNQLSQKVDLNEMVGIVSQMSESDLAKMMKMMKGGGKKRELPPVNGDFYSLEKTLPPHEQEIVAKVRDFMEKEVRPIANEYWNKGHFPMHIIPKMAELGIAGLTYKGYGCPGHSALLEGFLAMEMARVDTSISTFFGVQSGLAMGSIYVCGSEEQKQEWLPKMQKMDVIGAFGLTEPKVGSGVAGGLTTTCKREGDEWVINGQKKWIGNATFSDITVIWARDLDDQQVKGFIVRKDNPGFHPEKIENKMALRTVQNALITMKDCRVPESDRLQNANSFKDTSEILRLTRAGVAWQAVGCGRGAYEAALRYTNERKQFGRPIAGFQLVQDLLVTMLGDLTAMQTMVYRLSKMQDAGELKDEHASLAKVFCTLRMRTIVDHSRELFGGNGILLEYDIARFVADAEAIYSYEGTKEINSLIVGRAITGHSAFV; from the coding sequence ATGAAAAATTTACTGCAGTCCTTTTCCAGCATCAAATCACTGATCAAGAACATCGATTTTGCCAAGCTCAACCAGCTTTCCCAAAAAGTAGATTTAAATGAAATGGTAGGCATCGTCTCCCAGATGAGCGAGTCAGACCTGGCCAAGATGATGAAAATGATGAAGGGTGGTGGCAAAAAAAGGGAACTACCTCCGGTAAATGGAGATTTTTATTCCTTGGAAAAAACCCTTCCTCCCCACGAGCAGGAAATTGTGGCAAAAGTCCGTGACTTTATGGAAAAAGAAGTCCGGCCCATTGCAAACGAATACTGGAACAAGGGACATTTCCCGATGCATATCATTCCTAAAATGGCCGAATTGGGCATTGCGGGATTAACCTATAAGGGGTATGGCTGCCCCGGCCATTCTGCATTATTGGAAGGCTTCTTGGCCATGGAGATGGCCCGGGTAGACACCTCTATTTCCACCTTCTTTGGGGTTCAGTCCGGCTTGGCCATGGGATCCATCTACGTCTGCGGCTCGGAAGAGCAAAAGCAGGAATGGCTGCCCAAGATGCAAAAAATGGACGTCATCGGTGCCTTTGGGCTGACAGAACCAAAGGTAGGTTCGGGCGTAGCCGGTGGCTTGACCACTACTTGTAAGCGCGAAGGAGACGAATGGGTCATCAATGGCCAGAAAAAGTGGATTGGCAACGCCACCTTTTCCGATATCACCGTCATCTGGGCCAGGGACTTGGATGACCAGCAAGTCAAGGGATTTATTGTCCGCAAAGACAACCCGGGATTCCATCCTGAAAAGATCGAAAATAAAATGGCATTGCGCACCGTCCAAAATGCCCTGATCACCATGAAGGACTGCCGCGTACCGGAAAGCGACCGCCTGCAAAATGCCAATTCCTTTAAAGACACCTCCGAAATCCTCCGGCTCACCAGGGCAGGAGTCGCCTGGCAAGCGGTGGGCTGTGGTCGTGGGGCCTATGAAGCGGCGCTCCGCTACACCAATGAACGAAAGCAGTTCGGAAGGCCCATTGCCGGATTTCAGCTGGTGCAGGACTTGCTGGTAACGATGCTGGGCGACCTCACCGCCATGCAGACCATGGTCTATAGACTTTCCAAAATGCAGGATGCTGGTGAACTCAAAGATGAACACGCCTCCCTTGCTAAGGTGTTTTGTACCTTGCGGATGCGGACGATTGTGGATCATTCCCGAGAGCTCTTCGGCGGAAATGGTATCCTACTCGAATATGACATCGCCCGCTTTGTGGCCGATGCCGAGGCCATCTATTCTTATGAAGGAACCAAAGAAATCAATTCCCTCATCGTGGGGAGAGCCATTACCGGTCATAGCGCGTTTGTGTAG
- a CDS encoding GDSL-type esterase/lipase family protein produces the protein MKKILLSLLMLTFIALHVHAQSPIKVACVGNSITQGPGRNHPDSWPLLMQEVLGDDYLVKNFGVSGRTLLKNGDYPYWNEPQFQEVQDFAADILVIKLGTNDSKPQNWKYKDEFVQDYIDLINVFRENMPDDGEVYVCIPVPVFKDNFGITESVMVDEMRPMLKEIAKATNAKMINLYKPLKKHGDLFADGVHPNKEGNLLMAEAVAKKIK, from the coding sequence ATGAAAAAGATTCTTCTGAGTCTCCTAATGCTCACTTTTATTGCCCTTCATGTCCATGCCCAATCCCCTATTAAAGTGGCCTGTGTCGGCAACTCCATCACCCAAGGTCCCGGCAGAAACCATCCCGACAGCTGGCCGCTGCTGATGCAAGAAGTTTTGGGAGATGACTATCTGGTCAAAAACTTTGGCGTAAGCGGCAGGACCCTGCTCAAAAACGGGGACTATCCCTATTGGAATGAGCCGCAATTTCAGGAAGTACAAGACTTTGCTGCAGACATCCTGGTCATCAAACTGGGCACCAACGACTCCAAGCCCCAAAATTGGAAGTATAAAGATGAATTTGTCCAGGACTACATCGACCTGATCAATGTCTTCAGGGAAAACATGCCCGATGATGGAGAAGTATATGTATGCATCCCGGTACCGGTATTCAAAGATAATTTCGGCATTACCGAGAGTGTAATGGTGGATGAAATGCGGCCCATGCTCAAGGAAATCGCCAAGGCTACCAATGCCAAAATGATCAACCTGTACAAACCACTCAAAAAGCATGGCGATCTGTTCGCCGACGGTGTCCACCCCAACAAAGAAGGAAACCTCTTGATGGCCGAAGCGGTCGCGAAAAAGATTAAGTAG
- a CDS encoding NAD(P)H-dependent oxidoreductase translates to MKNILIINGHPDKESYSVGLSAAYKAGAEKSGAEVKEIQIRELDFNPNLQYGYRQRTALEPDLLDAQEKLKWADHLVLVYPVWWGSVPAIMKGFLDRILLPGFAFKKRKDSLLWDKLLTGKTARIICTVDQPPWYYRLINGSPSHIAMKRGTLNFIGVKKVRITCIGPIRLSKDKFREKWLGKVEKLGQKNM, encoded by the coding sequence ATGAAAAATATACTGATCATCAACGGACATCCCGACAAGGAGAGTTATAGTGTTGGCTTGTCAGCGGCCTATAAGGCAGGCGCTGAAAAATCAGGAGCGGAAGTCAAGGAAATCCAAATCAGGGAACTGGATTTCAATCCTAATCTACAGTATGGTTATCGACAGCGAACAGCACTTGAACCAGACTTATTGGATGCGCAGGAGAAGCTGAAATGGGCGGATCATTTGGTATTGGTGTATCCCGTTTGGTGGGGATCCGTGCCTGCTATAATGAAAGGGTTCTTGGACCGTATCCTGTTGCCGGGTTTTGCCTTTAAGAAAAGAAAGGATTCCTTACTGTGGGACAAACTACTGACAGGAAAAACAGCAAGAATCATTTGTACAGTGGACCAACCACCTTGGTATTACCGGTTGATCAACGGAAGTCCCAGCCATATTGCCATGAAACGGGGTACATTGAACTTCATAGGCGTGAAGAAGGTAAGGATCACCTGTATTGGCCCCATAAGACTTTCAAAGGATAAGTTTAGAGAAAAATGGTTGGGTAAGGTGGAAAAACTGGGACAAAAGAATATGTAA
- a CDS encoding Crp/Fnr family transcriptional regulator, with protein MNIEKILDNIGAAYSSLSPECQREFIANTTTKTFKKGTVVVREGQYSKKGYLIVKGCSRAYYLKNGKDISDWFTFENQFMAPVVSFFSDKPSPHYVEFVEDSTVLEFTKDTVDSLSEKYHDFERLIGKVVTETMLGLCERLDTIQFSRADERYYQLLQIHPDITHRIPLTHIASYLGITLETLSRIRSAKVRI; from the coding sequence TTGAACATCGAAAAAATCTTGGACAACATCGGGGCAGCTTATTCCTCGCTATCCCCCGAATGTCAACGGGAATTCATAGCAAATACGACAACCAAGACCTTTAAGAAGGGAACGGTAGTCGTGCGCGAAGGGCAATATTCCAAAAAGGGATACCTGATCGTAAAGGGGTGTTCCAGGGCTTATTATTTGAAAAACGGGAAGGACATATCTGACTGGTTTACCTTCGAAAACCAGTTCATGGCACCTGTGGTAAGTTTTTTTAGTGACAAGCCAAGCCCTCATTATGTGGAGTTTGTCGAAGATTCCACCGTATTGGAGTTTACAAAAGATACTGTGGACAGCCTTTCCGAGAAGTACCATGATTTTGAAAGGCTGATCGGTAAGGTGGTCACGGAGACCATGCTGGGGTTGTGTGAGCGGTTGGATACGATTCAGTTTAGCAGGGCGGATGAGCGATATTACCAACTTTTGCAAATACATCCCGATATTACCCATCGCATTCCTCTTACCCATATCGCTTCCTATCTGGGGATTACCCTGGAGACCTTGAGCAGAATCCGGAGCGCAAAAGTTCGAATTTGA
- the gcvP gene encoding aminomethyl-transferring glycine dehydrogenase, protein MKIDLTPSVKFEDRHNGPSANDVSEMLSKIGASSIDELIDQTIPKAIQLDQPLNLPEAKSEAAFLKDFRKMAAKNKIYKSFIGLGYYDTITPGVILRNVLENPGWYTAYTPYQAEIAQGRLEALVNFQTMVMDLTGMELANASLLDEGTAAAEAMNMLFATRPRDKKKATKFFVDEKVFIQTKEILKTRALPIGVTLVEGSLNELNLEDPELYGVLLQYPNAEGEAIDYKALVEKAKQHNVTTAFSADLLALTLLTPPGEMGADVVVGTTQRFGVPMGFGGPHAAYFATKDAYKRQVPGRIIGISVDKDGNKAYRMALQTREQHIKRERATSNICTAQVLLAVMAGMYAVYHGPKGLKDIALKIHGLAKLTAQGLAKLGFEQENEHYFDTLKIKVDDVKQSKIKAFALSHEMNFRYEPGYVYLAFDEAKTMEDVQEIIEVFARTTHSSADVVDLASMVDHLSFEVSDGLRRTSDYMDHMIFNAFHSEHEMLRYIKRLENRDLSLVHSMISLGSCTMKLNATAEMIPVTWPEFGQLHPFVPQDQAAGYYALFQDLRNWLSEITGFAETSLQPNSGAQGEFAGLMVIRAYHESRGESHRNIALIPSSAHGTNPASAVMAGMKVVIVKCDDKGNIDLADLKEKAEKHKENLSSFLVTYPSTHGVFEEAIREMCQIVHENGGQVYMDGANMNAQVGLTSPGVIGADVCHLNLHKTFCIPHGGGGPGMGPICVAKHLEEFLPSSPLVKTGGQQPISAISAAPFGSASILPISYAYIAMMGREGLKHATQTAILNANYIKARLGEFFPTLYTGAQGRAAHEMIVDFREFKAVGVEVEDIAKRLIDYGFHSPTVSFPVAGTMMIEPTESESKAELDRFCDALIAIRGEIREIEEGKADAENNVLKNAPHTAGMVMSDAWDMPYSREKAVYPLEYVKNSKFWPTVRRIDSAYGDRNLVCSCIPTEDYAEEAAGI, encoded by the coding sequence ATGAAAATTGATTTGACCCCCTCCGTAAAGTTTGAAGATCGCCATAATGGCCCCTCCGCCAACGATGTGTCGGAGATGCTCTCAAAAATCGGTGCCTCAAGCATCGATGAGCTGATCGATCAAACCATTCCGAAAGCCATCCAGCTGGACCAGCCCCTCAACCTGCCCGAGGCAAAATCTGAAGCAGCCTTTCTAAAGGATTTCCGTAAAATGGCCGCGAAGAATAAAATCTATAAGTCATTTATTGGATTGGGCTATTATGACACCATCACACCAGGTGTTATTTTGAGAAATGTGCTCGAAAATCCAGGATGGTATACGGCTTATACGCCCTACCAAGCAGAGATTGCACAGGGAAGGCTGGAAGCACTGGTGAATTTCCAAACCATGGTAATGGACCTGACCGGTATGGAATTGGCTAACGCCTCGCTGCTGGATGAAGGTACTGCTGCTGCAGAGGCCATGAACATGCTGTTTGCTACCCGCCCTCGGGACAAGAAAAAGGCGACGAAGTTCTTTGTGGATGAAAAGGTATTTATCCAGACCAAGGAAATCCTGAAAACCCGCGCACTTCCGATTGGCGTGACCTTGGTAGAGGGGTCGTTGAATGAACTAAACCTGGAAGATCCTGAGCTTTATGGCGTGCTGCTCCAGTACCCTAATGCTGAAGGGGAAGCCATTGATTATAAAGCATTGGTAGAAAAAGCCAAGCAACATAATGTCACTACTGCTTTTTCGGCCGACTTACTTGCCCTGACCCTGCTGACACCTCCTGGTGAGATGGGAGCTGATGTGGTGGTGGGGACGACCCAGCGATTTGGGGTGCCTATGGGCTTTGGAGGCCCGCATGCGGCATATTTTGCGACAAAAGATGCTTATAAGCGTCAAGTGCCTGGCCGAATCATTGGTATTTCGGTTGATAAAGACGGAAACAAAGCCTACCGGATGGCCCTCCAAACGCGAGAGCAGCACATCAAACGTGAAAGGGCTACTTCCAACATCTGTACCGCACAGGTATTGTTGGCCGTAATGGCCGGGATGTACGCGGTTTACCATGGCCCAAAAGGGCTAAAGGATATTGCCCTGAAGATTCATGGGCTTGCTAAGCTGACTGCCCAGGGCCTGGCTAAATTAGGTTTTGAGCAGGAAAATGAGCATTACTTCGATACCCTGAAGATCAAAGTAGACGATGTGAAGCAGTCAAAGATCAAGGCGTTTGCATTGTCTCATGAAATGAACTTCCGCTATGAGCCTGGGTATGTGTACTTGGCATTCGATGAAGCCAAGACGATGGAGGACGTTCAGGAAATCATTGAAGTTTTTGCCAGGACCACCCATTCCAGTGCCGATGTGGTAGATTTGGCATCCATGGTGGATCATCTCAGCTTTGAAGTATCTGATGGCCTCAGAAGGACTTCCGACTACATGGACCACATGATTTTTAATGCATTCCACTCTGAACATGAGATGTTGCGTTACATCAAGCGATTGGAAAACCGCGACCTGTCTTTGGTACATTCCATGATCTCGCTGGGATCCTGTACGATGAAGCTAAATGCCACTGCAGAGATGATACCGGTTACTTGGCCAGAGTTTGGTCAACTGCATCCTTTTGTGCCGCAAGATCAGGCTGCAGGGTATTATGCCTTGTTCCAGGATTTGAGAAACTGGCTTTCGGAGATCACCGGTTTTGCCGAAACTTCCCTCCAGCCAAACTCAGGAGCGCAAGGGGAGTTTGCCGGATTGATGGTCATCAGGGCCTACCATGAAAGCAGGGGCGAAAGCCACCGAAATATCGCCTTGATCCCATCTTCTGCCCACGGTACCAATCCTGCATCAGCCGTGATGGCTGGTATGAAAGTGGTGATCGTGAAATGCGATGATAAAGGAAATATCGACTTGGCTGATTTGAAAGAAAAGGCTGAAAAACATAAAGAAAATCTATCCTCCTTCTTGGTGACTTATCCATCTACCCACGGGGTGTTTGAAGAAGCCATTCGGGAAATGTGCCAGATCGTCCATGAAAATGGCGGTCAGGTGTATATGGACGGTGCCAATATGAATGCCCAAGTAGGCTTGACCAGTCCAGGTGTCATTGGCGCTGATGTGTGTCACCTCAATTTACACAAAACCTTCTGCATTCCTCACGGTGGAGGTGGTCCAGGCATGGGGCCAATCTGTGTAGCCAAGCACTTGGAAGAGTTTTTGCCAAGCAGTCCGTTGGTGAAGACGGGAGGCCAACAGCCGATTTCTGCGATTTCGGCAGCTCCATTCGGCAGTGCCAGCATCTTGCCTATTTCCTACGCCTACATCGCCATGATGGGCAGGGAAGGCCTGAAGCATGCTACCCAAACAGCCATCCTTAATGCCAATTACATCAAAGCGCGTCTTGGCGAGTTTTTCCCGACACTTTACACAGGTGCCCAAGGAAGAGCGGCCCACGAGATGATTGTGGATTTCAGGGAATTTAAGGCAGTAGGGGTAGAAGTGGAAGACATCGCCAAGCGATTGATCGATTATGGATTCCATTCACCGACCGTTTCTTTCCCAGTGGCGGGTACGATGATGATCGAGCCGACCGAATCCGAAAGTAAAGCGGAACTGGACAGATTCTGTGATGCCCTGATCGCCATCCGTGGTGAAATCCGTGAGATCGAAGAGGGCAAAGCTGATGCGGAAAATAACGTGTTGAAAAATGCTCCGCACACGGCTGGTATGGTGATGAGTGACGCTTGGGATATGCCGTACAGCAGAGAAAAAGCGGTTTATCCACTGGAATACGTGAAAAATAGCAAGTTCTGGCCAACCGTACGAAGGATCGATTCTGCCTATGGCGATAGAAACTTGGTCTGCAGCTGCATTCCTACAGAAGATTATGCCGAAGAAGCAGCTGGTATTTAG
- a CDS encoding M28 family peptidase — protein MKRNYILATAMGLMLSWQATAQGQSLADQYASTISDADLEEYLSYLASDELEGRETGEKGQKLAAEYLTAFYQDLGLEGPVNGKYTQPFSLASVSYGDIDLKVGKQKLVNNEDFVFIGDGDVKREKSELVFLGLANEENLEKVDVKDKFVGLWAIGQRAGGLMDQIWEAGAKGIIVVTMEGQSNFDRLANRYKSLSGKGRLGFDKPTEQKPVFLVSSDKMASLFEKSVEELKEAAKDDPASVPSQKVRFKIEKNKEMVGTENVMGYLEGTDKKEEVLVISSHYDHIGINSKGEINNGADDDGSGTVSVMEIAQAFASAAKEGHRPRRSVLFLNVTGEEKGLLGSQYYTENPIFPLENTVNNLNIDMVGRIDYEYQEANNQDYVYVIGSEMLASQLKTIIEYNNITHTDLILDYRYDAEDDPNRFYYRSDHYNFAKHNIPVAFFFNGVHDDYHQPTDTVDKIEFDLMEKRVKLIFYTAWDLANRDKRTPVDGSNDRGER, from the coding sequence ATGAAGAGAAATTATATCTTGGCCACTGCCATGGGCTTAATGCTCTCTTGGCAAGCCACTGCCCAAGGGCAGTCACTGGCAGATCAGTACGCCAGCACCATCAGCGATGCAGATCTAGAAGAATACCTTTCCTATTTGGCTTCGGACGAACTGGAAGGAAGAGAAACAGGTGAAAAAGGCCAAAAACTGGCAGCCGAATACCTGACCGCTTTTTATCAGGACCTTGGCCTTGAAGGGCCAGTAAACGGCAAATACACGCAACCATTTTCCTTGGCAAGTGTTTCTTATGGAGACATTGACCTGAAAGTGGGCAAGCAAAAACTGGTCAACAACGAGGACTTTGTTTTCATCGGTGATGGAGATGTCAAAAGGGAAAAGTCCGAACTCGTTTTTCTGGGCCTTGCCAATGAAGAAAACCTCGAAAAAGTGGACGTTAAAGACAAGTTCGTCGGATTGTGGGCCATCGGCCAGCGAGCAGGAGGACTGATGGACCAAATTTGGGAAGCCGGAGCCAAGGGCATCATCGTGGTGACCATGGAAGGCCAATCCAACTTTGACCGCTTGGCCAACCGCTACAAGTCACTCAGCGGAAAGGGCCGTTTGGGCTTTGACAAACCGACCGAGCAAAAACCGGTGTTCTTGGTAAGCTCTGATAAAATGGCGAGTCTCTTCGAGAAATCGGTAGAAGAGCTTAAAGAAGCAGCCAAAGACGATCCTGCAAGCGTTCCATCCCAAAAAGTACGCTTCAAGATCGAAAAGAACAAAGAAATGGTAGGCACCGAAAATGTGATGGGCTACCTAGAAGGCACCGATAAGAAGGAGGAGGTATTGGTGATCTCTTCGCACTACGACCATATTGGCATCAATAGCAAGGGAGAAATCAACAATGGCGCCGATGATGATGGCTCCGGCACGGTTTCCGTTATGGAGATTGCCCAAGCCTTTGCCTCTGCTGCCAAAGAAGGGCACCGTCCCAGAAGGTCTGTATTGTTCCTTAACGTTACGGGAGAAGAAAAAGGCCTGTTAGGCTCTCAATACTATACCGAAAACCCCATTTTCCCACTGGAAAACACCGTGAACAACCTTAACATTGACATGGTGGGAAGAATTGATTATGAATACCAAGAGGCCAATAACCAGGATTACGTATACGTGATCGGTTCGGAGATGCTGGCTTCACAGTTGAAAACCATCATCGAATACAATAATATCACGCACACGGATTTGATCTTGGATTACCGCTATGATGCAGAAGATGACCCGAACAGGTTCTATTACCGTTCTGATCATTACAACTTCGCCAAGCACAATATCCCAGTAGCGTTCTTTTTCAATGGGGTGCACGATGACTATCACCAGCCTACAGACACCGTGGACAAGATTGAATTTGACTTGATGGAAAAAAGGGTCAAGCTGATTTTCTATACCGCTTGGGACTTGGCCAATAGAGACAAAAGAACGCCAGTGGACGGCAGCAACGACCGCGGAGAGCGATAA